CGAAACTATCCGAAATAACCGACTTTAACCGAAAATACccgaatattttggaaaaactataccaaaattaaccaaaattttttaaaatcggttattttcggaaataaatttgaaaaccgaaaaaaaccgataaccgaaccgaaccgaaccgaaatttcaTTCGGTTTATttcggaatttttttttaaaacttcggttaaccgaaaaccgacggttcggttcggttcggtttcggaaaaCCGAAGTCGCAGGGCTACTACaaacaaaggaaataaataaacatgaaaGCCAAGAACTGAAAAGACTTTAATATCTAAACAGAACTGGAATGTTATTTTGTGGAATAGATTTGTTTGGAATGCATCATTCCATGAgattccaaaaaatatttaccagtcataataaatacatttctaAAACAATTCCACACATCCCATTTTTGGAAtgaatcaaaaacaaaaatcctTTGTAAAatccatctatcttattaaaacagaaacattacaacttattCTAGAtggatttttaagttggacatcacattattattaatagcctaacctttcatttaaacATTTCCTAAAATAGTTCAATATAGTCTGTCTTACATTTCACCCATCGTAACATTTACAcccatatatcttattataattTGACCCATATATCTTATCATAAGTTTTACGTAAAACGACACAACCGACCTGACATGGTCGTGAGAGTCATTATAGCGAGTCCAACAATATATAGTTTCATAACAAACTCAATACTAAGTTGGTGTTAGTAAAGATAAATTGGGCACTGTATAGTTTATCTTTACTAATaacatatatcttattataagTTTTACGTTATAAGTTTTAcatttatctatcttattataCGTTACACATTAGACatctatttctatttttattatatgttagcaacgatactatatataaaaacatttgattttctaaTTTGTAATAAATCGAAGGTgcttttttaaattgaatatatttcCGTATATTCTTAtttgaataacaaaaatatcaacctatagtaacaaaaatatcgattttagaaaaacattttCCCCAAGTTGAGTTTTATATCCCTAAATCTCTGTTacaatcaaatatcaaatatagatatttaaaaatcttGGTCATAATCAAATATGGAAAACCCCTTCTTCAagtttattctattatttaaagATTATGGTTTCAATAAAATTGGGATCAACTTATAGTTACAAAAAtcgattatataaattttttttctccaagttgATTCTTCTGGTATAAAATCTCTGTTACAATCACATATGGAAATTAAAAAATCTCGGTCAAAATCAAATATGGAAAACcacttctccaagtttattctactatacctaaaatcaatatttcaactaaatcgcaatattttgtatttattacaCATAATTTTTCAATCACACTAAAATATGTCCATAAATAGTAGTCTTCGTATTCATCATtccacattaaaaataaaactcccAAAAATCACAATGTTGAAACCAAGCACTCCAGTTCTAACTAATGGTGTAAAACCTCTCAGAGCCAATTGGAGAATTCGAGTTAAAGTACTTCATTGTTGGAAACAAAACACACCTTATGGAAGAGACACATTAGAGTGCATCCTTGCTGATGAAActgtaaatattgtttatagTTTGTGTTTATAAACCATTTTCTATTACTGATCTAATGCATTTTTCTGCTTTGTAGGGTGTGAAGACaggaaataaaaacatttatgaaCGAACATCTCAAGCCTCAAAGACAATGTATTAAgaaatatagttttgttttctttaccgATCATGTCGATTCTTCAAAGCTAATGGATTCTCTTTCACAAGCTTTTTCACCGTCACCAACCATCATCACCAGCTTTTTCACCGTTAACacgtttatatttatattctacCTTCAGAAAATTTTGAATACATGCAGTTCCAATCAAATAAAATCACTTATTCAATCAAGTAAAGATAAATTGGGCACTGTATAGTTTATCTTTACTAATaacatatatcttattataagTTTTACGTTATAAGTTTTAcatttatctatcttattataCGTTACACATTAGACatctatttctatttttattatatgttagcaacgatactatatataaaaaacatttgattttctaaTTTGTAATAAATCGAAGGTgcttttttaaattgaatatatttcCGTATATTCTTAtttgaataacaaaaatatcaacCTATAGTAACAAAATATCGATTTTAGAAAACATTTTCCCCAAGTTGAGTTTTATATCCCTAAATCTCTGTTacaatcaaatatcaaatatagatatttaaaaatcttGGTCATAATCAAATATGGAAAACCCCTTCTTCAagtttattctattatttaaagATTATGGTTTCAATAAAATTGGGATCAACTTATAGTTACAAAAAtcgattatataaattttttttctccaagttgATTCTTCTGGTATAAAATCTCTGTTACAATCACATATGGAAATTAAAAAATCTCGGTCAAAATCAAATATGGAAAACcacttctccaagtttattctactatacctaaaatcaatatttcaactaaatcgcaatattttgtatttattacaCATAATTTTTTCAATCACACTAAAATATGTCCATAAATAGTAGTCTTCGTATTCATCATtccacattaaaaataaaactcccAAAAATCACAATGTTGAAACCAAGCACTCCAGTTCTAACTAATGGTGTAAAACCTCTCAGAGCCAATTGGAGAATTCGAGTTAAAGTACTTCATTGTTGGAAACAAAACACACCTTATGGAAGAGACACATTAGAGTGCATCCTTGCTGATGAAActgtaaatattgtttatagTTTGTGTTTATAAACCATTTTCTATTACTGATCTAATGCATTTTTCTGCTTTGTAGGGTGTGAAGACaggaaataaaaacatttatgaaCGAACATCTCAAGCCTCAAAGACAATGTATTAAgaaatatagttttgttttctttaccgATCATGTCGATTCTTCAAAGCTAATGGATTCTCTTTCACAAGCTTTTTCACCGTCACCAACCATCATCACCAGCTTTTTCACCGTTAACacgtttatatttatattctacCTTCAGAAAATTTTGAATACATGCAGTTCCAATCAAATAAAATCActtattcaatttaacatttgatgtgatttgatttttaatgaagttttagatgatttcaataagttacagagatttaggtgatttttgtcaaactactctagaatatcacctaaaactatgagatttggattttaatattttttaactaagaaacttcacccaaacaccctaaaatcacctgaaaattttaaaactcgacaacttaaaatattttcaataacagtggatttcaaaATACTTTACGAAatatcaagttcaataacagtggattttaaatgaatttttgaaattcatgtttgaataacaataaaattatcaatttaatacaaatcacctaaaagTCTCAATACAATACACCCCCTAAGTATTATACAactcaaaactatataatttaaaataatttacaccGTGGATTAAAATTTCGTGAAGCAAACAATAAACCCGCTCGGAcgggcgggtcatgatctagttccTTTTGTTCCATAAACCTTCGTGAAAGATGGAATGACTGGAATCAATGATTCCATTATTAATTTCAGTTTCTATTCCATTTTACTCATCATTCCATctatatcttattaaagtttGAAGTACACTTTGgagttgtttggaaacaagattaatattatatgaaaCCTTTCACTACTTAAAGTCGCAAGATTTTGACATACtttttgttgttgataaaaCCAGTGTTCTGTAGAACACGTCTAGTGAGAAGATCTGAAAATATGTAAgtgaaatattaaatataaataaaaatcaatagaGAATGGATATAATTTTCTCAAATGAATGCCCAGTTTACAAGTAGTGAGTGtttctttttgtcaaaaataaaaaaaaaatattacttaagttatattttacattaaggAATAAATTGTTAAGAAACTTTAAAATGAGAAGCCCACCAATAGGGTTACTCTTAGGCCTCGATTGGTACAGcagatgaagaagcagtagcagtatgctgtagaagcagtatgctgcagaagctgtatgctcttattaaaacttttaataagatgattggtaaagcagtagcagtatacaattttaaatttttttataaaagttagtatataatatatttatttaaaaataatatatattaaattatatatatatatatatatatttatttaattatagtatatatatatataatatttgttattaaaaataatgaatcttaattaataacataaattaaattaaattttaaatgtgaaatattattattttaaaaataaatgtaattttaaaaatataaatttatttttggttataaaataattttgaatattattaaataaaataaataaaatataaatttatttttggatatatattaatatataaatagacataattaatttattttatttactaatttcaaaaattatgtttatatcgaaaattttgtttaaaaaaataaaatttacaattaaaatatctatttaaaaaaatatatttcgcatttaaaatgtaatataatttatataattatattatattttaaatgtgaaatactattttttaaaaaaatatttatattgtaaatttattttagaaatgaaacttcattttctggatataaaatttattttataatattattaaatcaaataaatgaactaattatatttatttcataaatatataaattgtaaatgcaaatgctcttccaaaagcttcatatgagagcatttgctagagagcatttggagagcattaacatttagtaaatgcttttctaaatgctcttataacaaatgttgattggataatgtaaagcataatgctaatgctaatgctctaccaatcaaggcCTTAGATAGAAATTGATACTCTGATATATGGGAAGGGGAAGAAATAAAACAGAACTTGTGGGATAATTCATAACAGACAATTAAAcaagaagatgaaaaagaaaCTAGAACTAGAAGCCTAATCGATTTATTCAACTGTCGCTCGTTGTCTTATTTTTGAAAGAGTAAACAACCTAAAACCAGTAAAAGAGGATTCACATATAATCCGAGTCAGATTTTGGCACCGAATATTAAAGTgtccagcttcatcattatccaCGTAACGCTTATGCTTCGCCATGAGTTTGACCTCAAGCGCTCCAGCGTCGCTTCGATTCTCCTCCTTAGCAACGAAAACCAACGAGAAAGCCGTGTCATCTCTAGAAACACGTTGGCTAGTGATGTTCAAAACGGCGGCGTTTCGAGAACCAAGCCTCACGGCAGCGTCATCGACGTTGTAGTAGATAGAATACCTCGAGGTCTGGATTTTCACGAGAAAATCGCATTGCCACGTTGCGGAGGAGAGGGCGAGGGACTGGAGGGAGATTTTGGCGTGGGAGTGGGCTTTGTCGatgtacaaaaaaattaagtacacggcgacaacggtgagtaAGGCGCCAAAGCAGGGTGCACACATAGCCGCACATTCTTTGTTAGTGCAACTACGTCCATTAGATGGTGGGATAGTCATCATTGGACGTGACCACCACCGACGAAGAGCGACGGAGAACGGCTGCGTTTGATGAAAGTTGGTTTGGTAAACCATATTTCCTTTTGTTGCTTTGGACGTTGGAGACAAGAATGAGATTGATGCTAAGTTATCATTAATTATATAGAGATTAATCGAATTTCGATCTCCCACTTTCTATATATCTTGTTTAAGGTggaaaaaagtttgataaataGAAGAGGCAGATCAACTTTTAAGGTTGTAGTTAATTGgatttacaataaattttatatgcACACTGGAGTtcatttctatattttcttaaaactttaatatatttgataatatttaataaaattttatgtaaaaatacatttaactTCTATAAAATACTTCTCATATataccaaataatataataaaataatattaaagttgaattttctaaatttgaaattaatgtatatactataaaatcaactattttcttttataaaaatatattttcaaataaagaaATCTAAAAATAGACTTTTTATCAATtaactattaattaatttatatattttttctgtatatagtctttattttatataaatagattagatgtaactaacataaaaatactaaaatagaaACTAGAGCTATTCTTTTGTTTGTAACACCGAAAACGGAattagtttttaactttttattttgtaacaccGAGATCGGATTGAACTAATATAGAAGACTGTAGTATTTGATAAAAGGAGGAAATAAACCTTTCACTTGTTTAAAACTTCAATCAAGCATTTGTGAGTGCTTTAAAACGATAAAATGATTAATTAGGACTAAAAAATTCAGCTTTCGCTTTTAATCaggaaccaaaaccaaaaacaaaggaaataaaataaacataagagCCAAGAACTGAAGACTTGATATTTAACCAGAATTCAAGCTATCCGGGAGTAAATATTGACATGGTCGCATACCTCCGAGCAAAGAACCAACCACATTCCCCGCCACATCCGCTGTAAACTTCACCGGGATATCGCGGCAAACCACCTTCATGAACCCATACGCAAATTCTGCCTTCAAACGGACGACACTGTCCACACGATAATTCCAAACCACGCTGCCGTTAACTACCGGTGTCACCACCTTTTTAAAGTTGGCAACTGTAACCGGCTCATCAGTTTTCTCGAATCCGAAATCATCCAACGACGGAGATACCTGGGAGATAACCTCATCGCCACGAAGGAGACGCCACGTGACTGTATGTAGAGAGAGTTCACACCCTGTGACTGGACTCTTCGCGACCAAACCGGTTCTCCAATCAGCGGTTGTAACGTTTGCGGCGTTTGTAGCGTTTGAGACGGAGACGGATTGAGCAAAGAGCTCTATGTAACAAGCATGTTTGCCGTCGAGGAGATAACTCAAGCCTCCCAAGACGAGAGTGGAAACGGATACGAAAATAATGATAGAGGAGTAGCAAGAGCACCAATATTTTGGAGTAATCTCGCAGGACTTATCGTCAGGGCCGCCGGAATCGGTGGTTGAAGCGTGCTCTATAGACATTGACATGTTAAAATTCTTAACGTTTTGTGAAAATCTACACTTAGTTTAAAGGattcatatatatctaatacTATAAAGAAGACCATTCTCTCATTCTCCTTCGTCCACGTCAGATAATAGTGTTACCAGACATCAACACGTGTCCTCTTTCTTTAAAACTTTGCGTTTCATTTAATCAGAGTTATTCGAGGTTTACTTTGTTGGGCTTCGTCTACACTTATTTAAGCCCATATAAACCGTGGTTGTAATTAAACGACGCATTTTATATTAGAGCTTGCGCGTCTCCATCCGTCCTATCTCTGCGCGTCTCCGTCTGCTCATAGCGCAACTGATCTTCCATTTTCTTCCTTCCGATACGAGATGATACCAGTAACCGCTTTCCCTCATAAAGCCCTCCATTAATCGACCACCCATGATCTATATTCAATGCAATTCTTAAGACTGGAAAGCCATGGACgttctactatatatatgtatgagtTCTTGCTGTTAGAATCATCATTCGTTCTAAATCTAAACAGTATCAAAAGGTTTGAGTTATGGCTAACGCTTTGGTCTTCCTCTCCGATTTACAGACTGGCCGCTCATCCTCCACCGTTGAAGTTTGCCTGCTCCGTTTCTGAGAGGCCAATAGGGATCAGAATTAATTGATTCATTCTGGGATGGAATGGTCAAAGACACACAGTAGCGTGTTCCATCCACGACAGTCTGAAACATGGAGTCATTCCATTATTCAACTTCAAAGTCTCTTACATCACAGCTTCCTCTCTCGGTGTTCCGCAACAGGTTTTGGTCGTTCCTTTACTTTCTCCGTGGAAGTTGGTGTCTTAATAGCGTTCGCACGGTCATCTCGCTGTCAATCGAAAGATGTTCAATGTCTCTTGGATTTTGGACGGTGATGGGTATTGTTCTATTTCGGTGTAACTTCTAACCCGAGGCTGAGAATTTCTAAAGGAGGTCGCTTTTGTTGATCAAAAACTCATTACCGTAGAATCTCAAGATTGTGACTTTAAATGGGTTTAGGTGTTTTTTAGTTAATGGCTCCTTTAGGATATATAAAGTTTGCTACTTTGATTTGATGATAGCCGTCAATGGGCAGTTTCCAGAACCTCTGTTTATGCTACGGCCAACTACAATGTTGTTGTTAGAGTCTACATTGGATGAGCCTCTTCTTTTGACTTGGTGAGTCGAAGAGCTTTCTTCCTATACCAACTGATCAATTATCACTAAAATGTATGGTTCTCATTTGCTATGTGACTACTAATATGCTTCCTGAGTTCTTTTAATTTGTCTTTTAGAATAGGCATGGGCCACCTGGCATCCAAATGTGGTGTAACTTGTGGCAAGACGGTTCTCTTGGCACAGACTTTCCTATTCCTCTTAGATGGAACTTTACTTACCAGGTTTAGGTGGAAGATCAAATTGGAAGTTTCTTCTACTCTCCCTGACTCAACTTTCAGAGAGCATATGGTAATTTTGGTCATGTTGTGATTAGTAACCGGAACATTAATCTTATGATATCCCCACAGCCTGACGGCGAAATGGTACACTCAGGACCAGAAAGTATGTAATCGTCATTTTGGTCTTTTGTCTGATTTCATTATCGTTgccctttttaatatatacctTTACTTTTCTGGTTTTAAGAGAATACATGACTATGGAAAAGAACTTGGGATGCCGGTTGGAGTCTCATCATTGGAAAGGGTCTTTACAAGTACAACAGTAGTGTATCTGTTTGACTAGGAGTTTTTATATCACTTTGTCTCATGAGATGGTAGACTCTCTAATATGACTTTCCCTTTGGAGAAACCCTTCAAATGTTGAAGCTCGCGTTGTTTACTTTCTCTACAGTTCTAGATTTTAATACAATTTAATTGTAACAATAATTTTGTTTCGACTAGATTCATATACATTACTTTCTGCcaattttcttttctctatATTTTGACACCATAGAAGTAAATAGTAAATTTGTGCACTTGCAAGAACAATCATAGTTGTTACTCTAATTAGTCACATAACTTACTAAAAATATTCCTGGTTGTGAATTTTATTACATACAATACATGTGTTTGTAGATGGCCTGAACTTGACGTATCAGCGAGTGTTAGTAATACATGTGTTTGTAGATAGCCTGAACTTGAGGTATCGGCGAGTGTTAGTGTGTTACTATAAACTGCAGACTTTTGTAGATTGAGTCTCTAAGCTTCTCCAGGGTTAGTCTGATTGCTAAAGTTATGAATTTTCATTCTTCAAGTACAAACTTGCATGAGTACTTGCAATGTTAATGGTGAGAATGAGATTACAACAAAGTTTGTCGTAAATAAATTGGTCTTAGTCAACGAATTTCTGAGTATGAGTTTGTCAAATTcctaaaaagtataaaaatgcATTCCACTTATTATCAAAGTCAAAgtagaacttttttttgtcaacaagtcAAAGTAGAACTAACAATGACAATTCAgtgaaaattacatttttcacACATTTTTAATGGTTAAACAAGTatatgatttcaaaattaataaaaatagataacaaacaatgaaaaaataatttattttaaactgttttttttttcgtcaaaatttctaattgaaaataaaatttaatatttataatgtatttattttgatgatttgATTACCCGCCCATAAGAAacaatatcaatttaaaataatccATGTAAATTTTGATACTGGTAAACTATAAGATGGAGAAAGAATCGATAGAGATGCCTTGCGTTCAAGCTTTCCACCAACACAGCTTTTGCGAGACAAATATAGAACACATGTTTTTGATGCTATAAGACATATATAGGGGCCAGTCTCGACGAGCATTCTTGAAGCTTTGTTGTCACCTCTGGAAATTCTTAAACAGAGACTAGACATGTTGCTTATGCATGTCTGAATCTGGCAACTCGGCTAGAGCCAACGCATCAGGTACACGAGCGATCAatgtcatcttcaccatcctggcatATTCCTTCTTCATTAACAAACTCACTGAAATTATCATAAAGTGATCAAATGCATAAACATTGGGTTGCTTTCAGTCCAACTGCTTCAGACAGAGTAGATATGTCCACTTTCCAAAGAATTATATGAATCGAAATGTGAGGGAGGCAACTGAGCTACAGATTCGTACTCCGTTGTTTGAGAACATATGGAGTGTTTGTTGTACTTCTGTTTTGTCCACAAATAGTTTGTTCTATTGTAATTaaagtttaattatttaatacattttttaaatagGCTTACTATTGAATACAAAATAATACAAGCAAATGGCACAATCATAGAATTCAAAAATGAGAAGGTAACCAAAGTGGTAGACAAATGAACAAGGagtttaaaaacataacataagagaagagaaaaaaaaaacgatggaagtaataatattttatttaacttgctcaccatattttatattttctgatgctaaaaacaaaaaaaaatatttaacttgcTCACcatcttttatattttctgatgttaaaatttatacaaaattttaacttaatgattataaatatactatgacaacaaataatacaaaaaaaatcatgtttctctaagtagttattttttgtcaaactaaatttttttactcAAATATAATTGTTagataatttaaattaaactagaGTATATGGAAAACTTCAGGTTTAGGCGTTTAGCCCCCAAAAACCCATaggaaaattatttaaacaccACCAACACATCAGCTTGCATTCTTTGGGTCTTAATATGTGGGTTGGCTAATTTATTGGGTAAACACAAATAGGTTTGTTACCTGACCGTTTAGCCAACTTAgtgaaatcatatataaatccATTTGGTTCGAGGCTTACTTTTAAACTCTTTAGCTCactctctctatctatctatgTAGTTCGTCGTTTCTATCCCGTTTTGGACTCAACGTTACAGAGCATAAACTCGCCTTCaacatcacttaaaaaaaagaagattacaTACATGTTATTTTAGATGATTTCTTCAAACTAACAAGGAATTGTGATCTATGATGTTTCTGTGTTTCATTTGGATCCCACCACTTTGGGATGCTGACAATTCAAGAAACTCCAATATGCCTTGCTAATCCatctgccaaaaaaaaacaaaaacggatTAGAACCTTTAAATTATATGAAGATTAACAGTAATTAACAAAAGTAAATCATACCGATATAATCTTTTAAACCCAAGTTTCTTCACGACGACTGTGAATTTGGGGATACCAGCCAAATAATTCATGATTCCTATGCAACAATAGGTCTACGTAAGAACTCATCTTAACTAAACTAATATATCTCAATtgttcattatatattttcaattgcTATTGAGACCATGCACTTAATATGGATTGCAGATCCAGTCTTTTAATTTGGAAATGATCTATAGTTATTGCATTTTCATAGCTTCGTAATGCACATAGTCACTTTGATTAGATGAGTTGGGATAACTTTCCAGTTGAGACTATATTTATCTGGTTTGAAATGGATCCATCTTTTAACAAAAATGAACTGATATGTATATACGACTAATACTCACTAGATTTAGACTGGTGTAGAGAAGACCAGGTGATTACAAATAATCCaaatacaaaccaaaccaacaaacaaaaaatgtttttaaaaatgtatatcataaaaaacaacaacatcCCTACAAGTTTAGTTGTTTAGTGGATTTAGAaatttttcttagattttgaaaacattgataaaatcattaattcaaaaaaacaaaaagtgaaTTTCAGAATCAGTACAAGTGGATTTCAGAATCTGaacatcaaaatcaaaataaatgaattgttgttataaacaaatataactttaaaacccaaaaaccaaaataacaacaaaattttataataacatCAATTAATAACactcaataaaataattattataacttACTACACTATAAATACTTACAAATCAGAACTAAAAATCCAGTAATAGTgagaaaatttaaacaaaatgaCATCTTTTACAAAACCGATCAATcaaatcccgcccgtagggcgggcctaccctagtatatatatatatagaaagctACATTTCTTAGAGAGAATtgttaaaacaagaaaaaatcaGGTTTTAATCGTCCCAATATGACTTTTTTCACTTTTCTTTGTCCATGTTGGACATGTGTTacctttttaaaatgaaaaaaattgtgTCACACATACTTAGAAGTTCAAAAGAAACacaattaaacatattttatggtTTGTTCTTCCAAGATACATattcaatttagttttatattttattttcggtaatgttaaatttaattaaaattattttcagttaacatttgatttgatttatgaagggata
This genomic stretch from Raphanus sativus cultivar WK10039 chromosome 3, ASM80110v3, whole genome shotgun sequence harbors:
- the LOC108846784 gene encoding uncharacterized protein LOC108846784, with protein sequence MSIEHASTTDSGGPDDKSCEITPKYWCSCYSSIIIFVSVSTLVLGGLSYLLDGKHACYIELFAQSVSVSNATNAANVTTADWRTVTWRLLRGDEVISQVSPSLDDFGFEKTDEPVTVANFKKVVTPVVNGSVVWNYRVDSVVRLKAEFAYGFMKVVCRDIPVKFTADVAGNVVGSLLGGMRPCQYLLPDSLNSG
- the LOC108846730 gene encoding uncharacterized protein LOC108846730, which gives rise to MVYQTNFHQTQPFSVALRRWWSRPMMTIPPSNGRSCTNKECAAMCAPCFGALLTVVAVYLIFLYIDKAHSHAKISLQSLALSSATWQCDFLVKIQTSRYSIYYNVDDAAVRLGSRNAAVLNITSQRVSRDDTAFSLVFVAKEENRSDAGALEVKLMAKHKRYVDNDEAGHFNIRCQNLTRIICESSFTGFRLFTLSKIRQRATVE